TGACCCTGGGGACACACGGGGGCGTTTGGGGGGGGGTCGGGGAACACCATGGCCCTGCCCAGAGCGGGCATCGCTGGGGGCTGGAGCCAGGCCTGACGGGGTGCCGGACTAGCCAGGGGTGCTGCCCCCCACCTGGgagccccccagcaccctcccGTGCGGCCCCCCGGCATCGGGCCCCCCCTCGGCATCCCGCTGGGACCAGCCGGCCCTGCCGCAGGGCCCGGCAGGCAGGGACCAgggtgagctggggggggggggggggacaggggggcacCAGCTGGGGGGTCCAGGCTGTGCCAGGGCTCAAAACTGCCCCGGCATCCCGGGAAGCTCCTGCCTGCGCAGCCCCTGCGCTGCCGGGGAGGAGGCTCAGCACCCCCGGGACGGAGGGctcagcaccgccggggcaggctcgggggcggccgcggtgcgGGCGCACGGTGATGGGCGCGGGGCAGCAGCCCCCTTGCGCCGCTCCCCGTGCTCCCAgtttccccccccaacccccctccGCGGTTGCCAGCGCCCCCGGGGACCGGGCCGGACTCACCTGAGGTAGCGGAGCGGCTCCCGGCCGGGGCCGGACGCGGAGCTCATGGTCGCACCGGGGCTCCGGCACCGGCGGAGCCAGCGCCCGGcgggagcagcagcggcagcggcggcggcgcggtcccGGCGCTGCGCGGTgccgcccgggggcggcggctccggctgcccccgcccccggccccccccagccccgctccccgctccgaggACAGGGCGAGCGGCGGGGCCAGCCCgaccccccccctgccccgggggctGCAGGCTCGGGCGTTTGGGAagctccttccctcttccccgtGCCGAGCGCTGGGGAACCACGAACCCCCCGTTTAAACCCCCCCGTTTCTAaccccccttttctcccttttgAAGCTTCTCCCGCAGCACCAGTGACCGCAGCAGGGCCGAGAGGCTCTGTCCCGGGGCCGGCTGCAGAGTCCTCGGCTTCCCCCGACCGCCGGGCCGTCCCGCTCCCCGAACCAGGCTGCGACGCCAAGGGACGAGGCCCCACGGGTGGCtcgagcagcagcagggcagggagcgCCGAGCTCCTGCGCAGTCCCCCAAGAGCGCTGGGGCACTTTCAGCAGATGGAGCTCggcccagctcagctcgcagCGAGGACCCCAGCAAAGCGACCACCTGCCCCTCACGGAGCCCTGGAGAAGGAGGGACCGGCCCCAAGGTCCTCCACGGCAGAGCACCTAGTCCTGCTCCGCACCGGGACCTCTCCCTGCCCCGGGCACGTGTTTGGGACGGCACAAACAGGGACAAGAGCAGCCAGTGCCCCTCGAGAGCAGTGAGGCTCTCCCGGGGGATACGGAGAGCTGTTCAGGAATACACGAGACGTCTCGTATTGGTGCGGTTTTAATAGCAGACGCTCAAACACATGGTCAACAATGAACGCATCTGACAGACAACACCCCCCACGCGGCGTCTGGAGAAACCGAAACCCAGGAAGAGCCCGGGCTCCGCCGCGCTTCAGACGTAATACTGCAAGCCGAACTTCTCGTTGTCCAGCTCGCTGGTTGGCCGCAGGTAGTAGAGCTCATCTAACGTCGGCGGGACCCAGCGGTCGGTGTGGAACACGGACTCCCCAACCTGCAGGGCGAGAGGTGGTGAAGGCGCCGCACCAGCGCGAGCGCTCGGCCTTCGCCGGGGAGAGCCCGCGCTCCGGCCGCACACGGGCGAGCGGCTGTGCCCGCCCGCGAGCTCCAGGAATAGCTGCCTCCGGGCAAGTTAACTTCCCCGTTAGGTCTAAGCTGATGCTGTCAAATACGAGACTGTCCCGAGACTCCTCCTGAGCAGCCTGTCCCAGCCTGCACCAGATGCTCCCAAGGGAACCCCCACAGGTGTCCAAAGGACTGAGCAGGGCACAGGGCCACGACAGGAGCCCCCACACTCGCGTGCTGCACCCCAGAAGCCTCAATTTTTTCTGCAGGCCGTTGAGACCCCCAGTCCCCCGCTAGGAGCGGCGGAAGCGCCATCTCCCCACACCCCATGCTAGCACAGCTCAGCTCCACCATTGCTCTTGTTACCACCTGATAAACCTGGCAGGGCACCCGGGTCCTGGGAGATTCCTCCAAGCGCAGATGATCTGAGCTCGCAGAGGAAACACAAGACAGACCAAAACCCATCCGAGAGGCcagttctcccccccccaccccccagcaagAGATGCCGTTTTGGGGAACACCTGGGGCGGATCCCAGCACTCCCTCGTTCACTGCCCTTTTgctgcctgctccagctgctttCTCGGGGCATCTGCAAGTTACAAACCTGCCACCCAGGAACATCCTTCATGATTTTAGCTTCCTCGTCCAGGTTCTGCCGTAGCAGGCGCAGGGTTCTGTAACAGAGGAAAAGGCTGTCCCCAATCGCAAGGCCACGAGCAGGGCCACAGCATGTTGCGCAGAGAGTTAAACCTCAACCAGGCATCAGCCTCGAGATCTCTTTTCCAGACACTACGCGACAGTCCCAGGCTGAGTACGAAGCCAGCGCTGCTTTCCACCTAGTGACAGGCAGCAAGACCAGCGCTGGGAGCCGGTTAGCAACCCAGCTCGCTCTCCAGGGGAAACACTCGGCTTCGCACAGTGGCAAACGCAGACCTGCGGGGACAAACAGCCCACCTGAGGGCACAGAGACCCGGGGAAGGGCTCGGGACTCCTCCCGCACCCTCCTCGCCCGCTCCGGCAGGCGGAGCGCAGCCCTCCAGGCTGGGAGCAGCCCGCAAAGAGAGCCCCGGCCCAGCTCGCGCTCTGACCGCGGGGAgaccccggcagccccgcgcaaGGGACGGGGCACGAACCCCACCAGCGCCCCGGGGacggcagggcagggctgagcccggggcacccgccgccatcgcccccctgccagcccccccccggcacctGCGGTCCGACTCCGCCTGCAGCAGCGGCATCAGGGCGATCCGCGCCTCCAGGTCCTCGATGAGCAGCCGCCTGCAGCGGGACAGTGCGGGGTCAGAGCCGCCCCCtccgcgcggcggggggggggggacgacagaGCACCCCGGGGAGGGCCGAGGGGTCCCAGGGAGGGGGCAGAAGGGGGGGAAGCGGGGAGAGGAACCGAGCAGGGCCCCGGGGGCGGAgaggagccggggcggggggggcgggggcctcgggggggggtgcagggccccGGGGGGGGTCCCGAGCCACCTGCGCTCCCGGTTCCACTTGATGACGGTGTAGTAGCCCAGCAGGAGGCTGCCGATGCCCAGCGCGAAGAGGCTGTAACCTGCGGAGAGCGGCGGCTGCAgcggcggcaccggggggggCCTCGGCGTCCGAGCCCCCCTCCCCATCCAAACCCCGCGGGACCCggctcccgaccccccccccccagccccgcgggacccggctcccccgcgcccggggccccctcAGCCGCCGGCCCCGCACCTGAGAGGCCGCGGCGCGGCAGGTGCCGCTTGTAGTCGATGGGCCCGTACCCGCCGGGCGGCGGCATGTCCTGCTTCACCTtcggcgccgccatcttggcgcctcccccctccctccccagcgcgCGCGCCGCGCTGCGTCACATCCGCCGGCGCGCTCACAAGGACGCGCTCAGCGTGGCCACGTGACCGCTCCCGCGCCGCTCTTAAAGCGGCGACGCCGGCGGGAGGGAGGAGGTGGGCCCCATCCTGATGACGTCATTAAAGCAGTTTCCCGCTCCGCATTGATCTTATTTTCCCCGCCGTttcccccccccgagccccgctAAGCCGTTGAGCGCTGCGGATCGAGGTCACTCCCGCCTCAGCGCTAAGCGGGGTCCGCAGTCCGCAGTCCCTCGGACGGAGGCGCGTTTGCACCTGCCCGGGGCGAAGGCAGCAGCGAGacccggccccgccggcagcggctCCCCGCTTTCCCAAAATGCCTCCGATTTGCCCCAAAGCAAAATGGGCAAAAGTTGTCCCGCGAGGCGGCTGCGGGCTCCGCGCTCCCCTCCGCTTGCAAAAAGCCGCGACGGCAT
This is a stretch of genomic DNA from Apteryx mantelli isolate bAptMan1 chromosome 30, bAptMan1.hap1, whole genome shotgun sequence. It encodes these proteins:
- the NDUFA13 gene encoding NADH dehydrogenase [ubiquinone] 1 alpha subcomplex subunit 13, which codes for MAAPKVKQDMPPPGGYGPIDYKRHLPRRGLSGYSLFALGIGSLLLGYYTVIKWNRERRRLLIEDLEARIALMPLLQAESDRRTLRLLRQNLDEEAKIMKDVPGWQVGESVFHTDRWVPPTLDELYYLRPTSELDNEKFGLQYYV